The Mus caroli unplaced genomic scaffold, CAROLI_EIJ_v1.1 scaffold_17185_1, whole genome shotgun sequence DNA segment GAGCCAACAAAGTTATTCTATGTAAGCAGTAGCTAGGTAAAGATAGGCTTAATCAGGTCGTGCTGAGTAACTGCAGTAAGGAAGTGATTGAGACAGTTTTCAAACCCGAGCCAGGCTCCGGTTTGTCCTCAAGccccaaaccagggccaagatGGGGCCCAACAggagaacactcttccattgctgatggaaaTGTTAACTTGtgcaaccacactggaaatcaattTTGAGGTTTCTTTGCATAAAAGGAATAATTCTACATGAAGATCCAgatataacactcctgggcataaacccaaaagGTGCTCCAATATCTCAAAAAGACACTTGcccaattatgttcatagcagtcagaagctggaaacaacctagatgtccctcaactgaagaagggataaagaaaatgtggtacatctacacagtgaaatattattCGGCTATTGGGaaagggaataggggattttcggggaggaaaataggaaaggggaaaacatttgaaatgtaaataaagaaaatatctaattgaaaataataataaaaaatcaagacattatgaatttttgtttctcaataaaaaaaatcataattttaaatggGGGAGGCTATGGTGATTAACACTTCCACTCCCAAAGCTAGAGAGGCAGTTACTAAAGAAGCCCTAGGACCACCATCTTGGCACagctcagagagagagatgctctaTTAAGACAGCAGGGGAATggcaacagcaaaacaaacagaaagagcaGGTGACAGCCAACATTGCCTTCTGGCatccatgtgcacatatacatacatatttcatctgtgcacacacatagatccatgcatacagatacacaatgaaaacattttcaatatgtatgtatctaaattatttttatttaccaacaatattttaatacatgtaagTGAAATGAAGTACAAATAAACAGGCACATGGTATTTTCATATAAGGGTCATTAAGTAACTGTAGCAAAAAAATGGAAACTTTAAATTCATAGTGTTTTCATGAATCCAGAAAAGTTATAATTAGGGAATAGAAATAAAGctacaagaaaatatttaaactattCTTTGATGAGCAAGAGTACAACATATTTTGGAGAGAAAGCTTAAAAGTCACTATCAGCAAGGATCTCCTTTTGAGTAAACTCGGCAGCAAGGGAATATTCATTTTACACagtaaaagggagaaagagaatttATGTAGAAATATCAATTTATTTTGTACAATTAACTTTAAAACTCTATGGTTCTTAGCAACAGAAATGTCAAaagaatgtatatgtgtaataccacaaattttaattaaatcataTGAAGAATCCTGCTTTGCTACCTGAAccattaaagtttaatttttttgagttatttattttttttactcattcatacattcatttaaATCCCAACCAGTGTCCCTTTCACAGAGTTCCACTTCCTAtccctcatctccttctcctctgatatGGTGTCCCACCGCATTGTATTACACCACCCAGGCAATAAAGTCTCTTCCAGGGTTAGGACAGCCTCTCCAGCTGAGGCTAAACAAGGCAGGACTGTTGGGGAATGGATTCCATGACAGACAGTAACTTTAGGAACAGGCACAGTTTGCTGGGGGAATTCACATGGAGACTGGGCTGTACATCCGCTACATATGTGTTAGGGAcattaaagtttaaaagaaacaaactgtattttagagaaaaataattggTGCTTTACAGAATAATTCCTTATAGCCATCTATAAGTCCAATTTCAGGATATTGCGTGACATCTCACCTCTGCAGTTAGCATGAATGCACTTATAGATACATGCTGGCACAACACTCAtaggtataaataaataataaattaatagttttttaaagaaatgaaaaaaatctttttaaaaaaatctctggtgGTGCTTTGAGTACATGTTTTTCACCATAATTATTATTCTGTTATCAGAACTGATTTGTACCAAAGGACTAATTGTGGGATAGGCATACATCAGAAACTTCTGAACCATAAGGCTGACTGGATCATAAATCCACACCAGGACTGATGTGGTTGAGATGATGAAGTCCACCCAGTACATGACCACAAAGAAAATCACCAGCAGCAAGATAGTCTGGGTAGCTCTTTTCTCAGGGGATGCTCTCAGGTGTTTGATGCTATGATGAAGATGCTTGCACTGCCTCTGATGTCTACATAAGATAATCACCATGTATGTACTTGTGGTTAGCATCATTCCTACAAGAAATACATCTCTGGAGGTTGTCACTGTAAAAATGAATACCCTGATGATGGAGTTCATGCGGAAGAGTAAGCAGGATTTAGTGATCTGCATCTGGTTACTCTCACTCACATTAGTAAAACCACGAACATAGAAGATCCGGCTACTACTGTATGAAAAACTGAAAGAccaaatacataagaaaatatagaccatgtattttcttagtttctgtttaaattttgCCAAACAAGAAGTACTGGGACTGATTGTGACAGCCTggaacacactcaggaggcaggtggtgcAGATAGAGAGGCATCTCATCACCCTGCTTATGTAAAATGTTGCCTTACATTTGAAGTCATTATTAATATTTAGTGACTCAAATATGTCTGTAAGCAACAGGTCCCCTCCAGTGAGGCACACCATTATGTGAATGAAGGTCAGCTGACAGGAGATCAAGTCCGTGGGCTTAGGTCTGTGACctacaattataaaaatatagaagcAAAGAAGAGACATATTTGCTAGGACTCCAAGTCCAGCTTGGAAATAAAGGACATTCTTGAGTGAAAACATAAGTAAAAATTGTATTCATCTTAAGAGCATTgtagaaatttatttcaaatatctgaaaaaaataaagtatacatCAAGCTTTTGATATACTGGATAATAAGACTCTAtcctcatttcattttttatactaGCTGATTATTGGCTTGTCTCTTTGATGTTCCAGATTTTACATCATTGCCTACATTTCTACATGCCCTCCATGTATCTCCTGTATAAATTACCATATTATGAACAATAAatttatttacacatatttaGACAGAATTCATAATTTGTGAGTCTGTAGTGCCCCCTAGTCTCATGCTTTAGAAATCTAGCCCTGTTGATTTAAATTGACTCATTTTATACTTAACACCTAAAACAGTAGTGGTGAGAACAGATAACCCATTTGTATAACTGAATAAAACTTACATTGATATGGAAAATAGTCACAGAAGATAACAAAAAGAATTGAGGTGAGGCCATAATTTTACTGTGCTCTATTTTGTGcaaatacttttgttttatctCATAATTCTAATGAAAGCATGATGCTAATTCATGATAATCCCATTATTTTAATTAGCAAAATATCTTCCCCAATTcatctatttttatgtttctttttaaaacaaatccatAATCTGCATTTAAGACTAGATACAGTTGGAGAACCCTGGTATACTTTCCACATCCTATTACCATTAATTATCATTATAAATATCCATAGATGGCACTCAGCTTAGTTCCCATCTCATCACCTTTTATGAAACTGGACTTCAGGTTTAAAAAGCCTGATTCCCAGCTACCATGGCAAAcactgtttttctcttccttttgaatGGAATTGTAAATTGCTAATACAATCAGAAGTTATGTCTTTTCAGCCATTTGTATTGACATTTTACCTAActaccattttcttctctatttatcTTCCTACATTCTCTAGGTAGCCCCCCTTTTCCTATTTTCCTGTTGAAATACTTGTACCCTGCAATCCTGCTTTCTAttgctcccacccccaaccctatCCTGGCAATGGTTccgttttccttttctgttttctgtagttACTATGTAATCACACCTGAACATGTATCATCATGTAGCCTCCAACAAGATGGAACATGTGGTATTAAAAGAATCACCATTTTCCAAACATTATGACAAACATGAACTTGTGGAAGAATTTGAGTTTAAAACCGATTCCTTCTCATTCAATAGAAAACAAAGTCCCCAGTGTTTCATATGTCATCAGCACTCACACATGTTTTATAGATGCACTCAACAGTCTTACCTTTAGTGCCCATGTTTTTTATTTGCCATGATTACCAAGATCAATTTATTATGGGACTAATTTAATTTACTTCTTTAAAGTCAGCTTGTgatagagaaatagaaaacaactATACTAGCCCAGATTCTTGTGAGGAAAGGTGAGCTTAATTATATTTTCAGCTTCACTAGTATACTCCATATATAtcgatacacacatacattcatatgtagAAATAATGCAAAAGATATTGCCTGAGACTATCCTATAACATATCCATGAATATGACAGCATAAATCgcacattttatatttacataatttttccttctaaaatgtTTAATCTTGTAAAGCAATAGATTCATCAAAACTGCCAGAACCAAATATCTGATTCTCTCACCAACATACATTTATATTAGCTTCACCATgatgttatgtttttaaaagttctagaATACAGGGTATTGATGTACCTGAGTGGTCAAGAGGACTTTTTGCTTTTGCAAAGATGTTTACATTTGTAAGGATAACTTTATAAGGATTTAAAAATGAGGTGAGAGTTCCAAATATTTTTGAACTACATATAAAAGATCTACTTTATTAGAGATCATTGAAATAATTAAAGAATCTACGTAAAGCATCTAGAACTTTTATGATGTTAAGAGGATTTTATGCTTTACTATGTCATTAATTGAAACTTTCCTAAGAATTCCTAAGTATGTTTAAACTTACCAGCTTaagtttcatataaataaatgcacacagtCAGTTAACTTGAGAAAAgtagtaaaataagaaaatacaaattacaatTTAAATGTACATTAATATGTACTCCTGTGCACCAATAAATGTCTGTGTATTTTCCCCCTCTGAGGTATCCTAGGTATTTTGCTACAGGGATGGAAAACTAACACAGTTGGCCATATCTAGGTGAAACCATGATCTTAGAGTGCACTCTCAAGAGAATCCTCTGTCAGATATTCTCGTAAAAATGTTGAGACTAgagctacattttaaatatatatcagtGTACAATCATTGTAAAAATGAGGGGTTTgatgacattttttatttaatatataatactgGTTGATCATCTTCACCCTATGAgactttcctgtctctgttcatctTCCTGCTGGTCCCTGTCTTCTTCCCAATACCCACTTCTACTCTCACATATAATAAGAAATCAAATTAAGTGAAATCTATGTCTTGTCATTGATCACTACACTGATAGTTTATGTCTGAAAGCAtctctttcatttgcttttggTATAACTCAAAAGTAAAATTCTAAGCAGAGACTTCTCTAACAATTTATTACAGAATCATGCTTCCTTCTAACAACTACCTACAGCTCTCACtataatgaagagaaaaagaaacactcaccCATATGAGCCTTTGAAAGACATCTATGCAGAATGAGACCTGAATGTAGTTATATAGACGAAAGGTTATCTCATCTCCCTCTACATGAATACTTATCATGTCATCCGGAGAAGGCAACTTTGACTTTAAGGATGTTAGAAAGTGGCACTATCAAATTGAAAAGTGAACTTTCCTAATTCTAGGAGAACAGTGGAGTAGAACCAGCTGAGCTCTGGGTTTCCCAGGTGTAAGCTGTTCTCTGTAGGCATTAACTGTGTATGTGGATTAATTGATACAAGTCCTTGTGaacaaacaaaagtaacaattatatcccattttttaaaagcagaaaaacatTTTACATTCCACAAGGGATCTATCCTGCTTTCAAAACATTCATGGTATCCTCTAAACATACTTGACAGTGGATTCATGGCTTCACCTAAAATTTAGCATCTCTTTTGctaaaattatgaaaatggtACCTCTACCAAATATAATTGGTGAAAGCCATTTTTCTTACAGAGCAAAAAGATAGGAGGTAATATAACTCTATTATCACCAGAAACGAAGATATTGGTCTATAAATGTTGTTTACTTGGTATAGTGTGTAGAAGTATTCTGtaaaaggacatcatgaaataAATCAAATCTTGAAATTATAAGCACAAGCTAGAGAGAAAAATCCCAAGTTAATGGCAAAGAAAAGACCTTCACCAAGGTCACAGAAGAATACTGCTGGATAACCACACCCATACAAATATAAGAAGCACACAGAACCAAAAGGGACAAGACGAGAAGCAAAAGTTTTTGTCCATCTTATAGTTAAAACACtaagaatacaaaacaaaaactggattGAAAGTTCTAAGAGAAAAACTGCAAGTGACAAAGGAAACCCATCAAACGGAAAAGTGAACTTTCCTAATTCCAGGTTAATAGAGAAGGCAGAAACGTCTACAGAAGTGCATCTCAAGTCATAAAtgacaatgaaaaataatataccTAGCATagagaacctgtgtgtgtgtgtgtgtgtgtgtgtgtgtgtgtgtgtgtgtgtgtgggtgtttatgTGTATTCAAGTCATCAAACATAGGATAATATGGGAAGGATTATTTTTGATTGAAAGTAGGAATGAGACTAGCAGAGAGAATGTAGAAAATATGAAGTcataaatatgaaaacacaaagtACCACTGAGAACACAACACCAAAATTCAACAGTAGAATGTCCAGAACTAAAACACACATTTCAATAATTATTCATACATGAATGGCCTCAATCTTCCACTCAAAATCATAGATTGACTGAATGAATCAAGAAACAAATTTATCTGCTGTCTCTAAGAAACATCTTAGATTTAAAATATGTACCACCTTAGAATAAAAAGATAGGACAAATTACTCCAGTGGAACCAGGAAGACAACAGGTGTCATTTCCTAACATTTGCCAAAGTATGCTTTGAAATAAAACTAATCAGAAAGGGATCTTTCATTCTAATCAAGGAGACACGACCAATAAGTCATTATCatcttagaaaaaatatttatcaaactCAGGGGGGCAaagtttctaaaaagaaaatagacaattGGATTAAAAGAACCAGATTGACATCAATCCATTAACAGTAGAAGATTTCAATACCCAACATGAGGTGTGTCCTAGGCTTGTGATATTTTCAATGTGAGAATGAGGATACTTGCCTTTCTCCATGAACCTGAGCACTTGGGAAGTCTTGCAGAGGTTCTCCCACTTCCTATTCTCTCAGGCACCGCtacctctttcatttttttttttttttttttggtctttctctgtctctccctgtttgCAGCAGGGATAACATAATTAACTAAAAGAGTGGAAGTAGAAGATGCTGTAGAAGAGTGTGAAATGATTAGCATATGGTCTTGGCTCTAACATTTACTTTCTGAAGTCTGGATAACTGGATACCGTGTTAGAGAGttgcagagacacagaaagactctCAGTAGGAGATTTGCCATTTTCCTATACAGTAACCATAAAAAGAGGAAGCTATATGTAGGCATGGTGTGAAATTAGTGCCTATCTTCACAACTAAGAGGGAATTACTTGATATCTACTCAAAGAATGAAAGTAGATCCATGTtatggatagttttatgtcaacttgacacaagctaaagtcatgtGGCAGGAGAAAgccttaattaaaatatttccaaggGAGGGGTGctgtgattaggatgtaaagCTGATAAAGtgaatcaatgaaaaaaataagagaaagaaaatgaaaatgtctccaAAAGATCTATCTGTAAGCAAGTCTGTACTATGAGTGATTAATGGGGGAGTTACATGGTACCATCCTGGGTTTGTGGTCCTGGCTTCTAAAAGAAAGTTGAATTAGCAAGCCACATATTACAAATTAGTaaacagcacccttccatggcctctagattagctcctgcctccaggttcctgtcctctTGGTATTTTTGTCCTGACCTCTTCCATAGAAAGACTacgatatggaagtataagccaaataaattctttccttttcaacttgCTTTTGAACAAGATGTTTGTCACATCAATAGTGAGCCCAAGTCAAGTTGGTATTGGTGAATTTCTTTGCGAGACCTGGCCATATGATTTGGGATGGATTGTGGAAATACATTGGTCCTTTGGATTAGCATGCCGTTGACTGTTGAGATCTTGGTGGACTGTTTTCTAGGAGATTGGAACCTAAGAAAACAGTGTGGATGATGGAGGTCTGTCTCTCATTGTTCTGGAGGAAAGTTTAAAGACTCTATCAggaccatt contains these protein-coding regions:
- the LOC110288869 gene encoding vomeronasal type-1 receptor 100-like — translated: MFSLKNVLYFQAGLGVLANMSLLCFYIFIIVGHRPKPTDLISCQLTFIHIMVCLTGGDLLLTDIFESLNINNDFKCKATFYISRVMRCLSICTTCLLSVFQAVTISPSTSCLAKFKQKLRKYMVYIFLCIWSFSFSYSSSRIFYVRGFTNVSESNQMQITKSCLLFRMNSIIRVFIFTVTTSRDVFLVGMMLTTSTYMVIILCRHQRQCKHLHHSIKHLRASPEKRATQTILLLVIFFVVMYWVDFIISTTSVLVWIYDPVSLMVQKFLMYAYPTISPLVQISSDNRIIIMVKNMYSKHHQRFF